Proteins from a genomic interval of Musa acuminata AAA Group cultivar baxijiao chromosome BXJ1-9, Cavendish_Baxijiao_AAA, whole genome shotgun sequence:
- the LOC135593984 gene encoding 26S proteasome non-ATPase regulatory subunit 11 homolog, with amino-acid sequence MASYLPATTDSIAQALEAKDASESISMLYRVLENPSASPEALRIKEQAITNLTELLTQEKKAEDLRSLLTQLRPFFSLIPKAKTAKIVRGIIDAVAKIPGTSDLQISLCKEMVEWTRAEKRTFLRQRVEARLAALLMESKEYSEALTLLSSLIKEVRRLDDKLLLVDIDLLESKLHFSLRNLPKAKAALTAARTAANAIYVPPAQQGTIDLQSGILHAEEKDYKTAYSYFFEAFEAFNALEDPRAVFSLKYMLLCKIMVSQADDVSGIISSKAGLQYVGPDLDAMKAVADAHSKRSLKFFETALRDYRAQLEEDPIVHRHLSSLYDTLLEQNLCRLIEPYSRVEIAHVAEMIELPVDHVEKKLSQMILDKKFAGTLDQGAGCLVIFDDPKPDAIFPATLETIANIGKVVDSLYVRSARIMA; translated from the coding sequence CCTCGTATCTTCCTGCTACTACTGATTCAATAGCACAGGCATTGGAGGCTAAAGATGCTTCTGAGTCCATTTCTATGCTCTATCGAGTCCTTGAAAACCCATCGGCTTCTCCAGAGGCATTGCGCATAAAAGAACAGGCAATAACAAATCTTACTGAATTGCTTACACAGGAGAAGAAAGCTGAGGACTTGAGAAGCCTTCTGACCCAGCTTAGACCCTTCTTTTCATTGATTCCCAAGGCAAAAACTGCAAAAATAGTGAGGGGAATTATAGATGCTGTTGCAAAGATACCAGGAACCTCTGATCTCCAAATCTCTCTTTGCAAGGAAATGGTGGAATGGACCCGTGCGGAGAAACGAACATTCCTCAGGCAACGAGTGGAGGCTAGGCTTGCAGCCCTGTTGATGGAAAGCAAAGAGTATTCTGAAGCCTTGACACTTCTCTCCAGCCTAATCAAGGAGGTCAGGAGATTGGATGACAAGTTACTTCTAGTGGATATCGACCTTTTGGAGAGCAAGCTTCACTTTTCCCTGAGAAATCTACCCAAGGCGAAAGCTGCATTAACGGCAGCAAGAACTGCTGCTAATGCCATTTATGTTCCACCAGCACAGCAGGGAACAATAGATTTACAAAGTGGCATCCTTCATGCAGAAGAGAAGGACTACAAGACTGCTTACAGCTACTTCTTTGAAGCATTTGAAGCATTTAATGCTCTGGAGGATCCCCGAGCTGTCTTTAGCCTCAAATACATGCTCCTGTGCAAGATTATGGTTAGCCAAGCCGATGATGTTTCAGGAATAATATCTTCCAAGGCTGGATTGCAGTACGTAGGTCCTGACTTGGATGCTATGAAAGCTGTTGCCGATGCACACTCGAAACGGTCACTGAAGTTCTTTGAAACCGCACTTAGGGATTACAGGGCCCAGTTGGAGGAAGATCCAATCGTTCATAGGCATCTGTCGTCATTGTACGACACCCTCCTGGAGCAGAACCTTTGCAGGCTGATCGAACCCTACTCGAGGGTGGAGATCGCGCATGTAGCCGAGATGATCGAGTTGCCAGTGGATCACGTGGAGAAGAAGCTGTCTCAGATGATACTCGACAAGAAGTTTGCAGGGACCTTGGACCAAGGTGCAGGTTGTCTTGTTATCTTCGACGATCCCAAACCTGATGCGATTTTTCCTGCCACCCTGGAGACCATAGCCAACATCGGCAAGGTTGTGGATAGCCTTTATGTGAGATCAGCACGCATAATGGCGTGA